A single window of Doryrhamphus excisus isolate RoL2022-K1 chromosome 5, RoL_Dexc_1.0, whole genome shotgun sequence DNA harbors:
- the dot1l gene encoding histone-lysine N-methyltransferase, H3 lysine-79 specific isoform X2, with amino-acid sequence MGEKLELKLKSPVGAEPAGYPWPLPIYDKHHDAAHEIIETIRWVCEEIPDLKLAMENYVLIDYDTKSFESMQRLCDKYNRAIDSIHQLWKGTTQPMKLNKRPSNGLLRHILQQVYNHSVTDPEKLNNYEPFSPEVYGETSFDLVAQIIDEMEMMEDDTFVDLGSGVGQVVLQVAAATNCKHYYGVEKADIPATYAESMDKEFKKWMKWYGKKHGEYTLERGDFLSEEWKERIANTSIIFVNNFAFGPEVDHQLKERFANMKEGGKIVSSKPFAPLNFRINSRNLSDIGTIMRVVELSPLRGSVSWTGKPVSYYLHTIDRTILENYFASLKNPKLREEQEAARRRQQKDTKDSKSNSTTPTKMKEQNKQDSGGEEEQPPLVAVVKPAAKPRRAKLLSKGRKLNNSNNNKKRGRPKKAAPTVDKNKKNQSALDLLHAKTLSAAPPQDAYLQPRSPFYQLPPKVQHYPTNQLLLSPTPPGLQNLLDNIKVQYLQFMAYMKTPQYRSNLQQLLEQEKQKHRDLSGQAEQLHSICQAHKDKIKGLFQTKLDELGVKALTVEDLLQAQKEISAHNHQLKEQTKQLERDMALLKDHSLLLLKSRCEELKLDWGSLCLESLLKEKQALRRQISEKQRHCLELQISIVELEKSQRQQELLQLKSYSPREDSPYRKNPDPRSSTDMDTSKFGLSSAPALNGISPERPINGTSSPSFERPNTKTELLSRYLPISPDHEIVPTTPEARQRQQISHALPDYTRFSPAKIALRRHLNQEPTASGHLRCPGLPTHRMEMGGLTSPLGAKQSSPSPNVSDTQRSTERGGKEKSPSVQGESSIKSLPISIPLSTVHPSKLPVSIPLASVVLPSRAERLRNTPSPVSQGSQINGYSSSSCLMNGGPHPEEQNGASPSPLHTNTPLIGPQSRGGPIQSPPLNTGGVLHYADGPPRILPEDSQEHQEADSDTEPQDNDLRRRIFFSSSSSSSSSSSGSGGSVAVGSRLHHHAGSSAKQGYHSNHGNHNHQSPGTQHIHTPTHLSSLSHSAHGLASQEGRKRGRRKRGSTGAITASGSPKRRSFPGISANNHSSGSPLNINSMVNNINQPLEISAISSPEQSSRSPAGPDMDQPPVLKRERPLEMNGTGRYSSAPSSDDEDSGYPADSSSSRIERKIATISLESRDGHNRMGDNERGRKCGSSSGNSTGSETSSSSLSSTSKWKSTFSPISDPKQPNSDLRQGGSPFGMGGSSRDSDSDYKQHHQLSRKGSDGELSNYPNPFLSQETTNRNGASGGTQGGTISEPRQVLQKQKAPRDWELKTSSSHSSQNLFISAAASSGGGILSGKVPVSVSSTGSAVGQYLGSQFPMGGTSVLQPLFGAQAGNSTAGGNARLVNGHSGLGSFSSAGLTGGAAAGGNC; translated from the exons ATGGGAGAAAAGCTGGAGCTCAAGCTCAAATCGCCGGTTGGAGCAGAACCTGCTGGCTACCCTTGGCCCTTACCGATTTAC GATAAACACCATGATGCTGCTCATGAAATCATCGAGACCATTCG GTGGGTGTGCGAGGAGATTCCAGACCTCAAACTGGCAATGGAAAACTATGTGCTCATTGACTACGACACCAAGAG TTTTGAGAGTATGCAGAGACTGTGTGACAAATACAACCGGGCGATTGACAGCATTCACCAGCTG TGGAAAGGGACCACCCAGCCCATGAAGCTGAACAAGCGACCTTCCAACGGGCTGTTGAGACACATCCTTCAGCAGGTGTACAACCACTCTGTGACCGACCCAGAGAAACTGAACAACTATGAACCCTTCTCCCCGGAGGTGTACGGGGAGACCTCATTCGACCTGGTTGCTCAGATCATCGATGAGATGGAGATGATGGAGGACGACACCTTTGTTGACCTTGGCAGCG GCGTGGGTCAGGTGGTGCTGCAGGTTGCTGCAGCGACCAACTGTAAGCACTACTATGGTGTGGAGAAGGCAGACATTCCGGCAACTTATGCAGAG AGCATGGACAAAGAGTTTAAAAAGTGGATGAAATGGTATGGGAAGAAACACGGAGAATACACA CTGGAGAGGGGGGATTTTCTCTCAGAAGAATGGAAAGAACGAATCGCCAACACAAG TATTATTTTTGTGAACAACTTTGCCTTTGGGCCCGAGGTAGACCACCAACTAAAGGAACGTTTCGCTAACATGAAGGAAG GTGGAAAAATTGTATCATCCAAACCATTTGCACCATTGAATTTTCGAATAAACAGCAGAAACTTGAGTG aTATAGGCACAATAATGCGTGTGGTAGAGCTCTCTCCACTGAGGGGTTCTGTGTCCTGGACTGGAAAGCCAGTTTCCTACTACTTGCATACCATAGACCGCACCATA CTTGAAAACTACTTTGCTAGTCTCAAAAATCCTAAACTCAGG GAAGAGCAAGAGGCAGCTAGGCGACGTCAACAGAAAGATACAAAGGACAGTAAAAGCAATAGCACCACACCTacaaaaatgaaagaacaaAACAAG cAGGACTCCGGTGGGGAGGAGGAGCAGCCCCCTTTGGTGGCAGTGGTCAAGCCGGCTGCCAAACCCCGTAGAGCAAAGCTCCTGTCCAAAGGTCGCAAGctgaacaacagcaacaacaacaagaagcgAGGTCGACCCAAGAAGGCTGCACCAACTGTTGACAAAAACAAGAAGAACCAGAGCGCATTGGATTTGCTGCATGCCAAGACCCTTTCTGCAGCACCCCCTCAGG ATGCATACCTGCAACCGCGGAGCCCCTTTTACCAGCTACCTCCCAAAGTTCAGCACTATCCAACCAATCAACTGCTCCTGAGCCCAACACCCCCTGGTCTGCAAAACCTGCTAG ATAACATCAAAGTTCAGTACCTCCAGTTTATGGCCTACATGAAGACTCCTCAGTACCGCTCCAACCTACAGCAGCTTTTAGAGCAGGAGAAG CAAAAACACAGAGATTTGTCTGGACAGGCAGAACAGCTTCATTCCATCTGCCAGGCTCACAAGGATAAAATCAAAGGTCTCTTTCAGACGAAACTTGATGAG CTGGGAGTGAAAGCTCTCACTGTGGAGGACCTGCTGCAGGCTCAGAAGGAGATATCTGCCCACAACCATCAACTGAAAGAGCAGACAAAACAGCTGGAGAGAGACATGGCTTTACTGAAAGATCACAGCCTGCTATTG TTGAAGTCTCGATGTGAGGAGCTGAAACTAGACTGGGGCTCTTTGTGTCTGGAGAGTCTCCTGAAGGAGAAGCAGGCCCTGCGGAGACAGATATCTGAGAAGCAGAGACACTGCTTGGAGCTGCAG ATCAGTATTGTAGAGCTGGAGAAAAGTCAAAGGCAGCAGGAGCTTCTTCAGCTCAAATCCTacagccctcgtgaggattccCCTTACAGAAAGAACCCAGATCCTCGCTCCTCTACAGACATGGACACCTCCAAGTTTGGTCTATCCTCCGCCCCAGCTCTCAACGGCATAAGCCCCGAAAGACCCATCAACGGCACCAGCTCACCCTCGTTTGAACGGCCAAACACCAAGACGGAGCTTCTGTCACGCTATCTGCCCATCTCACCTGACCACGAGATCGTGCCCACCACACCTGAAGCTCGGCAGAGGCAGCAGATCTCCCACGCTCTTCCTGATTACACACGCTTCTCCCCCGCCAAAATTGCCTTGCGCAGGCATTTGAATCAGGAGCCCACGGCCTCTGGCCACCTGAGATGCCCCGGGCTGCCCACACACAG GATGGAAATGGGGGGCCTGACCTCTCCACTTGGAGCCAAACAGAGCAGTCCATCTCCTAATGTGTCTGACACACAGAGGAGCACTGAGAGA GGAGGAAAAGAGAAGAGTCCATCTGTTCAGGGAGAAAGCAGCATCAAAAGCCTTCCAATAAGTATTCCTCTGAGCACTGTCCACCCAAGCAAGCTTCCAGTCAGCATTCCACTGGCTAGTGTGGTGCTGCCCAGTCGGGCTGAGAGGCTG AGAAATACTCCCAGTCCTGTGTCTCAGGGCAGTCAAATCAATG gATATTCATCTAGCTCTTGCCTCATGAATGGAGGTCCACACCCAGAGGAACAAAATGGTGCTTCTCCGTCGCctctacacacaaacacgcctCTGATAGGACCGCAGAGCAGAGGAGGTCCTATCCAGAGCCCCCCACTCAACACCGGAGGGGTTCTTCATTATGCAGACGGACCCCCAAGGATACTTCCAGAAGATAGCCAGGAGCACCAAGAAGCAGACTCTGACACAGAACCGCAGGACAATGATCTGCGAAGGAGAAtattcttctcctcttcctcctcctcttcttcctcgtcaTCAGGCAGTGGAGGCAGCGTGGCCGTAGGATCACGCCTCCATCATCACGCCGGCAGCTCAGCCAAGCAGGGATACCACAGTAACCACGGCAACCACAACCACCAGTCCCCCGGCACACAGCACATTCACACACCGACGCACTTGTCATCGTTGTCACACTCCGCTCACGGCCTTGCTTCTCAAGAGGGACGCAAACGGGGGAGGCGGAAGCGTGGCTCCACAGGGGCCATCACAGCCAGCGGCTCCCCTAAGAGGAGGTCATTCCCTGGGATTAGTGCAAACAATCATTCCTCTGGATCACCACTCAACATCAATTCCATG GTGAACAACATAAACCAGCCTCTGGAGATCTCTGCCATCTCCTCGCCAGAGCAGTCAAGCCGCAGCCCCGCCGGGCCTGACATGGACCAACCTCCTGTCCTGAAGAGAGAACGCCCCCTGGAGATGAACGGTACAGGTCGTTACTCCTCCGCTCCCAGCTCAGATGATGAGGACTCAGGGTACCCTGCTGACAGCTCCAGCTCACG AATTGAAAGAAAAATTGCTACAATATCCCTGGAAAGCAGAGATGGACACAATAGAATGGGGGACAATGaaagag GCAGGAAGTGTGGAAGCAGCAGTGGTAACAGCACAGGCAGTGagacctcctcctcttccttgtcCTCTACAAGCAAATGGAAGTCAACATTTTCACCTATATCTGACCCCAAGCAGCCCAATTCCGACCTCAGACAAGGAGGATCTCCATTTGGAATGGGAGGGTCGAGCCGGGACTCTGACTCTGATTACAAACAACACCATCAGCTGTCCAGGAAGGGCAGCGATGGTGAGTTATCCAACTACCCCAACCCTTTCCTGAGTCAAGAGACTACTAACCGTAATGGTGCTAGTGGAGGAACCCAGGGGGGCACAATTTCTGAGCCACGCCAGGTTTTACAGAAGCAGAAGGCCCCTCGCGATTGGGAACTCAAGACGAGCAGCAGCCACTCCAGTCAGAACCTCTTCATATCTGCTGCCGCTAGCAGTGGGGGGGGCATTCTTAGTGGGAAAGTCCCTGTCTCTGTTTCCTCGACAGGATCCGCTGTGGGTCAGTATTTGGGCTCTCAGTTCCCAATGGGAGGGACCTCTGTCCTCCAGCCGCTGTTTGGTGCCCAGGCGGGCAACTCCACTGCAGGGGGCAATGCACGTCTGGTCAACGGACACTCTGGCCTGGGGAGTTTCTCTAGCGCTGGGCTGACAGGgggagcagcagcaggag